The Streptomyces kaniharaensis region CGGGCACATCGGCAGGGCCGGCGGGGTGCCCCGGCCGGGCCGTCCGCAGATGCCGGTACCCAGGCCGTCCGGCCCCGGTGCCTGGCACCGCCACGTCACCGGATCGACGGCGGGAGCCGGAGGCTCAACCGCGAGGGGGCCGGGTTCCTCGGCTACTACCAGGTCGAGGGCCTGGTTCTCCGCGTCCAGGCGCCGACGGGCATGCTCGGCCTGGCGCTGCGTCTCCCGCAGTCCGCACGCCCGGCACTCCTCTCCGGTGCTGAGGACGATTCCGCGCTCGCAGTCGGGCCGCTCGCAGTCCTGCCGGGACAGCACAGCCGCGAGGTAGCCGACCGGCCCGCGGATTTCCCCTCGGGCGATCCTCTCCGGCGCCCCGGTCTTCCACCAGCCGTCGCTGATCCTGGCGAGCGCGTGCTCGGGGCTTCGGCCGGCGCCGAGCAGGTCGCGCACCGCGCGGCGCAGCGGGGGTACCCGGATGGCCGGGTGCTTGCTGACCCCGAGGGCGTCGATCGCGGCGAAGACCTCTTCCTCGCCGGCCAACGGGCGGGTGGCGGTGGTACGGATGGTTTTGGTGCGCGGTTTCTTGGTGGTGGTCGCGGCGGAGCCGCTTCGCGGGGTGGTCTTCGCGGCGGCGCGCGTTTCGCGCGCCTTACCCGCTGTAGATGCCCTACGGGCGTCCGGGAGGGGCTCGCGATCACGGTTCTTGTTACTGCTCTTATTGGGGTCCGGCTCATGTCGCCACCCTGGTCCGGCTGGTGTCGCTACCCCCGTCCGCGTGGTGTCGCCACCCCCGTCCGGCTCATGTCGCCACCCCCCGGTCAGCGCGTTCATTTCCAGGTCGTCGCGGGCGGCCGCGCGGCGGCGCCAGAGCCTGGCGTCGAGCAGGAGGTAGGAGGAGGCGGCGCGGCCGCCGCCCTCGTCGGCGGGGTGGTAGTTGTCGCGGGTGAGCAGCACGCCGTCTTCGCGCAGTTGGGCGAGGGCTTCGCAGACGACGCTGCGGCTGAGCCCCGTGCAGGCCATCAGTTCCCGCAGGGTCGGCGGGCGGTCGGAGGTCGCGCGGTTGTTGATGTTGGTGAAGGACGCGGCGGCGGCGTAGACGGCCTTGTAGTTGGGGGACCGCTCGCCGACGCGGACCAGACGTGCGTCCAGCTTCACGTAGTCGATGCCGGGGTCCCGCTGGACCCGTGGCAGGGGCCGGCCGTCGGGGCCGGTGAGGACCGGAGCGAGCGCGGCCGACGAGCGCTCCAGGAGCTGGCGGGCCCAGCGCTCCTGGTCGACCAGGCGGTAGTGGTTGGCATCGGCGACGGCCGGGTTGCCGGGGGTGCTCTGGGCGGTGACGATGAGGAACTCCCGCTGCACGAGGTCGGTGGTGGCGCGGTCGAGCGTCTTGGTCGTGCGGCCGATGCATGCCGCCAGCGTCTTGCGGTACGGGAGCATCGCGCGTCGGACCTCGTCCGACCAAGCCGCGACCGCCTCCGCGGTGAGGGTGGTGTGGTCCTCGATGTTGGCAAAGCTCGCGAGCGCCATGTAGGCGGCCTTGGTGACGGTCGGGCAGGAGCCGTCGCGGGCGAGGCGGACGTCGAACTCGATGTAGTCCAGGCCGCCAGGTACGAGGTTCCCTTGCGCGTCCAGGGACAGTCCGGTGAGGAAGTCGGTCATCGGGTCACCGCCGTGGGGGCGCTGCCGGCGGGGGTGTACACGCCGTCGCGGTCCGGGTCCCACACGCTGAACTGGTGGGCGTTGGGGAAGAGGAAGTGGCCGTACGGGTCATCGATCCGCTGGGCGTCGGGCGCCGGGGGCGCGGTGCGGATCTCGGCGAGCGCGGCCCGGACAGTGCCGGCAACGAGCAGCCAGGCCTCATAGGTGTATGGGTGGGCGGGTCCGAACTCTGTGGTGGCGTCGTCGGCCAGGTTCCCCGCCCAGATCCGCGCGATGACGGTGCGGCCTTCGGCGAGCGCGGTCTGGACGGCCGCGTACGACTCGCGGTACCAGCGCGGCGGCACCGGCGGCTGCGTCGGCCGGGGCCGCAGCGGCGTGGCCGCGACTGCAGCCTCATTCGGAGTGCGGGTGGTGGGGACAAAGGGGAGCGGCTGGATCCGCAGCGGCGTGGCGGCCACCCGGCGCCGACGGCTCAGTGAGCGGACGGCCCGGACGACGACGGCCAGGGGCCAGAGGAGCACGAGCGCGAGCCAGGCAGCACCCGCAGCAGAGACAAGGACAGGGGCCGGAAGGCGCCGCCGCCGAAGCCAAACGTCATCCACTCCGGTCAGCGCGAGGTAGAGGGCGCCTGCGGGAAGGTAGGCGGTGGCGGCCACGACAAGGCCCGCAGGGCAGCCGGAGCCAAAGCAGGGCAGCAGGGTCGGCGGCAGGTCCATGAGGGCTCCTCGGGCAGCAGTGGTGATCAGCGACCGAGGTAACCCCGCAGACCTTGACGTACCCGTTGATGCCGAGGCCCCTGAAAAATCACAAGTTGGCAACTGTGGTGATCAAGGTGCCGGTCCTACCTTGATGCCGGGTCCGAGCGGTGCCTGCGCAGAGTCGAACGGCCGTGCGCAGAGCCCGACCCGCTGCGCATGCGCAGAGGCCGGCGGCTGCGCAGAGCCCGACTCGCTGCGCAGTGCTCTGCGCGTGCGCATGCGCACGGGGCTGCGCAAGGCAGCGGGTCGTGCGCAGCGGGTCGGGTCTCCGTTTCACACGCCGGACCGGCGGCATGCGCATGCGCAGACCGCCGCGCCCTGGCGCGGTCCGGGACAGGCGGCTGTACGCCGAACCGCCCGTTCCGCTCTGCTGTGCGCGCGGCCGCCGGACACGGACGACGGCATCGAGCGGGCACCGGCTGCCATCGGTTCGGCTGGTGAGCGAGTGCAGCAGCACCGCGTCAGGGTCCGGCCGGACGAGCCGTCAACATGGCGTGGCCGGTTCGAAGGGCTCATCAAGGTGTCCGGCGCGAGGCGGGCCACGCCATCAACGTTTCCGCCTGGGCCCCGAGGGTGGGCATCAACGTGTGGCCCTTCGCCCGGACGCCCCATCAACGTTTCCGCCGACACCCTTGATGGGGCATCAAGGTTTCCGGGCTCCGGTCCCCGGGGCGGCATCAAGGGTCGGCCCCGGCCTCATCAACGTTTCCGCTCGGCCTCACAAAACAGCAGGTCAAAGTGTTGATGAGCGCCGTTGCGAAGGCGTTATCCCCCGGCGTCTGATCATCAAGGAGTTCATCAAGGTTCACGGGGTTCTCTCGGCTGACAGCAACCGCTGACGACCCAGGAGCCACGTTGAGTCCTCTCCTCTCCCGGCGCGACCGCGCGCCGGATCCTTCCCCCACAGCCTCGGACGGCGACCTGCGGCGCGCCCAGCGCCGCACCCTCGCGGTCCGGGCCGGCGTCTGGGCGGCGCTGGCCGCCAGCCCCGTCGCCCTGCTGCTGTCCGCCGCCGCGCTCCGTGGCGCGGTGGCCGAGCCGGTGGCCTCGGTCGCCACCGCGCCGCCCGCGGTCTCCCCTCCGAGCGGCTACGCCGAACAGTTCATCGACCTCTGGCTGCGCAGCTCCCAGGACGGCCCGCAGGTGGATGCGCTGCGCACGATGGCGCCGAACGTGGAGCTGCCGCGGCCGGCCTCGGGTGCGCAGACGACCGTCGAGCGCGTGGTGGCGGTGCGCAGCGCTCCGCTGGGCGCGCGCACGTGGCAGGTGACGGTGGCGGCGACGCTGCTTCTCCCGGCGGCGTCTGCGCAGAGCGGTTCCGGTACGCAGACCTCTGCGCAGAGCAGTGCGCAGAGCAGTGCGCAGAGCTCTGCGCAGCCGGCCGGTTCTGCGCAGAGCGGTGGCGATGCGCAGCGGCGGACGGTGCGGTACTTCGCGGTGCCGGTGGAGGTCGTACGTTCCTCCGGCTCGGGTGGAGCGCCGGACGCGCTGGCGGTCACCGCCGCGCCGGCTCAGGTGGCCGCTCCGGCCGCGCTGTCCGGGGACCCGTCCGCTCCGGTGTACGGGACGGTCATCAGTGACGGTCCCCTCCAGCAGACGGTGGCCGGGTACCTGACGGCCTATCTCACGGGGGTCGGCGACAACAGCCGGTACCTGTCGCCTGGGGCGAAGGTCCTCGCACCCGCGGCGTCGTACACCAAGGTCTCGCTCGCGACGCTGGGGTCCACCAGTCCGGTGCCGTCCGCGCCGACCGACGGCACGGTGATCAGCGTCCAGGCCCAGGTCCTCGCGACCGACACCGCGGGCTCGTGGCCGCTGACCTACCCGCTACGTCTGCGGGCGCGCGCCGGGCGGTGGGAGGTCGCCTCCCTCGCCCCGGTCCTCGCCTCTCCTTCTTCCTCTTCCTCCGGCTCGGGTACCTCGCCCTCGCCGGCTCCCACGACTACGGCAGGGGTGCGGTGATGGCTGCTCACGACACGGTCCTGGCCGGTGCGGTCCAGAACTTCGGCAACAGCTGGAGCACCACCCTGCTGGACTGGGTGGCGAACGGTCTGATGATCGCCCTCGGCGCGATCCTGATCATCCACGCGATCCGCAAGATGAGCATCAAGAGCGCGATCGGCGGGGCGGTCGGACTGGTCATCTGCTGGAGCATCTTCGCGGGCCGGTTCGTGATCAGCGACATGTTCCAGACCGAGTACAAGGACCCGGGCAAGAACTCGGTGCAGATCCCCGGTGACCCCAACATCGGTGCTCCCCCGCTGCCGACCGTCGCCTTCCAGGGCCGGCTGTGAGCAGCGCCGCGCGTCCCAGGATCGGCCGCTCGTACACCCGCGCGAGAAGGCACCCGTGGGTGTTGGGCAAGTTGGGCGACTGGCGGATCCCGATGGGCCCGTACACCCCGCCCCAGCTCGCAGTCGCGGCGATCGGCGCCTTCCTGCTGATCAAGACGGCCACCTGGTGGGCGCCGGTCCTCGGACCGGTTCCGGTCGTCGCCTGGGGGTTCGGCATCTGGGCCGCGCGGCACTCACGGATCGCCGGCCGCTCCCCGGCCGCTGCCCTGGCCGACGCACTGTCCATGGCCGCCGCCCCCAAGCGCGGGCGGATCGGTGGCCGGGCCGTACGCAGCCTCCGCCCGGTGGTCATGACCGGCGGGTTCGGCATCCGGGAAGACGACGACGCCCACCCTGTGCAGGGCGATCCCACCGGGGAGCCGACCGAGAACAGGCCATCGGCACCGGCCACGCAGCCCTCCCCCGCCCCGGCTCGCCGGGCAGGCCCGGCCGCGAAGCCCGCCGCACCCCGGCCAGGGCCGGCGATGACACCCCTCCAGCAGATGCTCGCCGCCGCGGCGGCGGCGAGCACCAACACCACGTCCACGACGTCCACGAGAGAGGACCGGCCATGAAGGTCGCGATCAGGCACATCCACAACAACCTGGTGTGGGCCACGTCCGGCACGGTGTGGGCGGTGTGGCGCATCGAGCCGATCGGCAGCCGCTACGCCTCGGCGCTGGAGCGCCAGGAAGTCCTCTCCCGGGTCACGGCCCTGATCCGGTCCCTGAGCGGGACGGCGCGCCTGTACTCGCTGTGCGCCCGCGTCGAGCCGTGGGAGATCGCCGCACGGATGACGGCCGGGGTGGACCTGGACGCCCACCCCGAGGCGGAGGAGATCGCCAAGGTCTCGAAGGCGATGCTGACGGGCGAGGAGATGCACCGGCGGACGCTGTGGCTGGCGGTGCCGCTGCAGGCACCGGGACGGGCGGCGCAGTGGGCGCAGGCCCGGGGCGCGATGTGGACCGTGTTCGAGGAGCAAGCCGGGCTTCCGGCCGCCCCGGTGCCCGAGAACGAGGTGACCCTATATAGGGGAGTAGCCCGGCAGCTGGAGGCCGGCTTCGGCGGCGGCTTGCAAATCCGGCCCGCCCGGCCCGCCGAGATCGTGTGGATGCACCAGCACGCGGTGCACCGCGGCCAGGCCGAGCCGCTGCTGGCCGACGCCGAGGTGAGCCGCCAGCGCGGCGGGAAGCTGGTCGGCGCGCAGCTTCGCAGCCCCAGCTACGCGAGCCTGGGCCAGGTCCGGGTGCTGGAAGGCGGCGACACGGCCGCCCAGGCCGAGGACCGGGAGCAGGGCGAAGGTCTGTGGGCAGGTGTCCGGCGCTGGCTGGCGAGCCGGTTCGACGGCAGCGCGCTCAGCCGGCTGTGGCTGGAGGTCGAGACCGAGGACGGGACCGGCTACCAGTCGCACATGGCGCTGGAGGAGATCCCCGAAGCGGTGATCGAGTCCAGCGCGGACATCCTCGCGCAGCTGGAAAGGCTGGAGTACCCGGTCGACGCGACGATCGACCTGACGATCGTGGATTCGGCCAAGGCCCGCCGGCAGATCGCCAAGAAGAAGAAAGAGCTGGTCGACCAGGCCGACCAGTGGGCGGCGCACCCGACCGGCGCACCCGACACCATCTACGGCGCGGCCGAGACGCTCGGCGAGCAGGAGGCCCGGCTGGGCCGCACCAGCGTGGAGCGCGAAGTGCAGTCCCGCACGGTGCTCACCGTGTGGGGCCCAACCGCGCAGGAGTGCGACGAGCGGGCCCGCAACTTCAAGGCTCGGCTGACCGGCGCGGACTACGGCGTCATCCGGCCCCGGGGCGGCCAGGAAAGGCTGTTCGCGCTCGGCCTGCCCGGCGCCGCCCCGGCGTGGAGGGCCAGGGAGTGCACCCAGTACCAACTGTCGGAGGACTTCGCGCTGTCGGGCCCTTTGACGAGCGGTGAGATCGGCGACGACACCGGCAGCATGATCGCCCAGAGCCTGGACGTCGGCACCACCCGGCCGGTGCTCCTCGACCTGGCTGGCGCGCCGCTGCGCGACGCCGCTGCGAGCCTGGCGGTGATCGGCGACCTCGGATCCGGCAAGTCGGTGTTGTTGAAGCGGCTGACGGCCGACGTCGTGGACCGTGGGCACCGGGCGATCGTCATCGACCGAACCCCCCAGCGCGAATGGTCGGACTTCGCCCGGTGCGCCGCTCCAGGGCGCAGCCAGGTGATCGACGCCGCGCGGGCCGAGGTGAGCATCGACCCGCTGCGCGTCCTTCCGCCGGCGCAGGGCGAGGCCGCGGCGCTGTCCTACCTGAACTTGCAGCTGTGCCTGGAGCCGATGAGCTTGCAGGGCGCGGCGGTCAGCCGTGCCGTCAAGGCCGCCGCGGCCGCGCCCCGGCCGCACATGGGTCTGGTCCTGGCCGAGCTGGAGGCCATCTCTCAGGAGAGTGGCCCGAGGGGGGACGCGGCCGCCGAGGTGCTGGACCTGCTGCACACCGTCTCGGACCGACCGCTGGCGGCCATGCTCTTCGACCCGGTCCTGCCGGCGCTGGACCTGGACAACCTCGCCGGGGACCTGGTCGTCTTCACGACCGCCGGGTTGACGCTGCCTCCGCGCGAGGCCCTCGCCCGGCCGGAGGTGCTGCGCACCCAGCCGCTGGAGGCCCTGATCGGCCGCGCGGTCCTGTACGTGATCGCCGCGATCAGCAGGCACGTGGCCTTCTCCGACCGCACCCGGTTCTGCCCGGTCGTCATGGACGAGTGCTACTGGCTCACCAGCAGCACGGAGGGCCACGCGCTGGTCAAGGAATTGGCGCACGACGGCCGAAAGCACTGGGCGGGCATGTACTTGGGCGGTCACGACGCGCTCGACCTGGGCGACGAAACCATCCAGGGCCTGATCACCTACCGGCTGCTCGCCCGCACCGGCGACGAGGCGATGGCGCGGCGCGGGCTCGCGTTCCTCAACCTTCCCGCCGACGACGAGAGCCTGGTCCAGCTGGTCACCGGCCTGTCCCCGACCGGCAACAAGAGGAGGGTCGGGGAGATGCTCCTGCACGACGGCTCCGGCCGGATCGGGCAGATCCAGGTCATCGTCCCCCGGATCGCGCGCTACGCGGGGATCTTCACCACCCCCGGCAAGGACACCTCGCCGGCCGGACGTGGCAAGGTGCTGGAGACGGCGGGTGCCCGATGACCCGCGTCACCAGGTGGGCGGATGCCGTCCGCCGGGCTCGGGCCCTGTCCGGCGCGGCCCGCCAGCGGGCGCGCACGGCGGCTGGCGGGCTGTCCGCGTACTGGCCGGGCCGCCGTACGGTCCTGATGACCGCCGGGATGACGTGGCTGTTCATGCTCGCGGGTGCGGAGCTCGCGGGGGCCGACGACGGCACCACTGAGACCGGCGGCATCCTCGCCCCGCTCAATGTCCAGTCGAGCGAAGGCGCTCCGCTCGACTCCTACGACCTGAAGTCAGATCCCGGCGGGGCCACGGACATCCGATCGCATGTGTGCAACCTCTTGATCGGGGGCGGCTTCGCGCTCGTGCGGCTGGCGGTCGGCCTGATGTGCTGGACGACCCAAAAGGTGTTCAACTTCCCGGTCGTGTCCACGCTGGTCGAGACCGCACAGCGGCTCAGCAACGCGTTCTTCGGACTCCTGAATAACGACCTGCGGCTCTACACCCTCTTCCTCTCGGCCGGCTTCGCCATCGGCCTGATCCTGGTGATGCGGGGAAAGATCGGCCGCGGCTTCGGGGAGATCGCTCTCACCCTGCTCTTCGCCACGACCGTCACCCTGCCCGCGCTCTCCCCGCACTCGGTCCTGGGTCCCCAGGGCCCGCTCGCGCAGAGCCAGCAGGCCGCTCACGAAGTTGGCCAGATGACGGCCAACATCAACGGCACCGAGCTGGGCTGCACCTCGGACAAGGACAAGAACGACCCGTCATGCCCGATGCGGATCATCATGACGCGAACTCTGGTGGTGCAGCCTTTCCAGCTGTTGCAGTACGGACAGATCCCGAAGAAGGACAGCTGGCTGGCCGCCGAGCACGACCGCTACATCCACGGGCAGATGGCCACCAAGGGGAACTGCGACCAGGTCATCGATCTGCCGGGGAAGGACGCGGCCTGCGACCACGGGTCCAACGGTTGGGAGGCGCTGAAGAAGGACTTGAAGGACGGCCACGGTCAGGAAGGTACCGACGTCTACAACTTCGCGGTCAACTCCGACTGGGACCGAACCGCCGGGGTTGCCCTGGTACTGCTGGCCGTACTGATCGTGGCGATCGTCGTGCTGAGCATGGCGCTGGTCCACCTGGGCACGCAGTTCGCCGACGTGATCGCCGCCACCATGACGCCCGTAGCCCTGATCTGGGCGATGCTGCCCGGCGGCAACCGGGGAGCGGCCTGGAGGTGGGCCGGCGTCTTCATGACGGGGATCGTCACCGAATTCGCTGTCAGCACGATGCTGCCGATGTTCGCCCTGGGCGCGGACGGCATCCTCAACTCCCCGCAGCAGACCGTCATGATCCAACGGTTGTTGATCTTGGACGGGTTCGCGCTCGTGGTCTTAGTGTTCCACCGCCGCATCTTCGCGGCGGCCGGTCGTGTGGGCGAGCGCTTCGCGACCCGCATGCGCTACGCCAAGATCGGCGGCTCCTCCATGTCCGGTGAGAACGCACAGCTGGGCCTGGCGATGTCCCAGGCCATGGGCGGGCTCGCACCCGGTGGCTACGGCGGCGCAGCGGGAGGCCTCGGGCTCGGGCTCGGCGGCGGCATGTTCGGCGGCGGTTCCCCCGCGCACGCCGCCCTGATGCGCAAGGCCGGTATCGCCCAGGGGCTCGGTGCGCTCGCCGACCCCGGCCTCGGCCCCATGAGCGCCGGCACGATGCTCGCCGGTAGCGCGGGCGAGCTGCGCCGCGGTATGTCGGCCCTCGCGCTGCCCGGCCGCATGGCCCATCAGTTGGTCGTCGGTAACCCGCTGCCGCCTGACAAGCTCGCCAGGCGGATGAAGCCGGAGGGCGGCAAGGGCCCCATGGTCGTGGACGAGAACGGCCAGATTCTGCACGATCCGCGCAACGAGGTCACTCCGTTTGGTCACGTCCTGCATAACCGCCTGCTGGGCACCCGGGTCGGCCGCCTGGCCATCCGGGCCGGCCAGGCCGGGAAGTTGGGCTTCGATCTCACCGTCGGCCTGCCCGCGACCTGGGAGCGCGTCAACCGCGCCAATGACCGGATGTGGAACAAGGTCGACAAGCAGGTCGCCCACTACACCCAGGTAGCGAAGAGCTGGTGGGGCGACGAGAAGGCCGGCGCCAAGGACATCGGGAAGGACGTAGTCACCGCCGGGAAGATCGCCAAGGGCGGCTACAACGCCGTCAAGACGGGCTACAACTACACCTACTACGCCGCAGCGATCGCCGGACGAGTCCACGCGCCCGGTCTCGCTGCCGCCCCGCTGGTCGCCGCCGCGCACGTGCTGCACGGCCAGGACATCACCGACACTGCAGCCGCCTTCCCCGAGCGCCCCCGGCACACCCGCGCCGGCGAGCCCTGGGAGCACGCCCGCGGGCGCGGCGACGACTACCGCTTCCACGAGGTCGGCTCCGGCACCGCCAGCGAAGCGGTCCTGCAGTCCGGACGCGCGGACCGTCCGGAATCGGCCGTCGGCCCCGGCGCCGAATCGGCGGTCTTCCGTGCGGGCCAAGGGGACTTCGGCCCATCGGACCTCGGCTCGGCCCTCGGCCCCGGCGTCACCTTCTCGCCGTCCGCCGTCGTGGTGGAAGGGGCAGGGCTGGTGGACACATCCACGGGCGAGGTCCTCTCCCCGCTCGCGGATGAGGCGTCGGCAGCGATGGCGCCCGAGGTCCGTCGCCGGGTCAGCCCGCAGGTGCTGCGGGAGCCGAGCGGGACGTCGCTGGAGGCGCTGCGGATGCGCCGCCACATCGGCTACTCCGAGCCCGGCACGGCCCAGGGGCCGGCCGACGACGCGGAGGGCGGAAAGCTGTGAAGGCCTTCCACAAGGTCGGGTGCTTGGGGATGCTGCTGCTGTCGCTGGTCGTCGTGGTGCCCGCGCTCGCCCTGGTCAGCGAGGTGGACCCAGGCGACCCGGGCTCCACCGCGCCGGTGGCGTCAGTCGGGGGAATCCCTGCCCGCATGATGACCGGCTACGTCCGGGCGGCCGGGATGATGTCCACGATGGTGCGGGGCTGCAAGGGCATGTCCTGGCAGGTGGTCGCGGGGATAGGCAAGGTCGAGTCGGACCACGCGTCCGGTCACAAGTTTGACGACAACGGCCTCATCACGCCTTCGATCATTGGCCCACGCCTGGACGGTTCGGGCGCCGGCGGCAACACCACCGCGGTCCGGGACACTGACGGCGGCCGGTGGGACGGAGACAGCGAGTTCGACCGTGCGGTCGGCCCCATGCAGTTCTTGCCGAGCACTTTCGCCGGGTACGCGGCCCGGGTACGCCCTGACAACCCTGCCGCAGCCAATCCGAACAACGCCGATGACGCCTCGCTGGCCACGGCCCTGTACCTGTGCGGCGACGGCCGGGACCTGACCGACATCGAGCAGCTCAAGAAGGCCATTTACTCCTACAACTACTCGTCCGCGTACGTGGACGAGGTGATCGGCTGGATCCACCAGTACACCGCCCTTGGGACCAGCGTCCCGACCGGCGACGCCTCCGACAGGGTCAAACAGGTCATCAACGCCGCAGCCAGCCAGATCGGCGTCCCCTACTCCTGGGGCGGCGGCGACGAGCGGGGCCAGTCGTACGGCGTCTGCTGCTCGAAGGGTGGTCAGGACGGCTCGAAGGTCCTGGGGTTCGACTGCTCCGGCTTGATGTTGTACGCGTTCGCCCAGGTCGGCGTGCACCTGCCGCGCACGGCGGACCAGCAGGCCGGTGTCGGCCAGCGGATCCCCGCCTCCGCCGGCGTCGCCGCCCTTCAGCCAGGCGACATGGTCTTCTTCGGCAACGGCTCCGAGGGGATCTACCACGTCGGCCTCTACATAGGCGGCGGCCAGATGATCAATGCCCCCAAGCCCGGTGACCGCGTGAAGCAAGCCGCGGTCTGGACCTATGACTACGCCGGCGGAGCCCGGGTCGTCCAGTAAAGGAATCGCCTCAAATCATGTCAAAATACCCAGTTTTCCTGCCCGCTGTGGGTGCCGCCGTGCTGCTGGTGACCGGCCTGGCCCTGCTGGTCCCCGGGACGCCCGCCCGTCCTCCGGCCGCCGCACCAGGTGCGACGGCGCGGGCCGCCGAGGAGCCCGGATCCACCGACACGGGCTCCGCGGAGT contains the following coding sequences:
- a CDS encoding helix-turn-helix domain-containing protein, with product MTDFLTGLSLDAQGNLVPGGLDYIEFDVRLARDGSCPTVTKAAYMALASFANIEDHTTLTAEAVAAWSDEVRRAMLPYRKTLAACIGRTTKTLDRATTDLVQREFLIVTAQSTPGNPAVADANHYRLVDQERWARQLLERSSAALAPVLTGPDGRPLPRVQRDPGIDYVKLDARLVRVGERSPNYKAVYAAAASFTNINNRATSDRPPTLRELMACTGLSRSVVCEALAQLREDGVLLTRDNYHPADEGGGRAASSYLLLDARLWRRRAAARDDLEMNALTGGWRHEPDGGGDTTRTGVATPAGPGWRHEPDPNKSSNKNRDREPLPDARRASTAGKARETRAAAKTTPRSGSAATTTKKPRTKTIRTTATRPLAGEEEVFAAIDALGVSKHPAIRVPPLRRAVRDLLGAGRSPEHALARISDGWWKTGAPERIARGEIRGPVGYLAAVLSRQDCERPDCERGIVLSTGEECRACGLRETQRQAEHARRRLDAENQALDLVVAEEPGPLAVEPPAPAVDPVTWRCQAPGPDGLGTGICGRPGRGTPPALPMCPDCLESLHSAMSRR
- a CDS encoding C40 family peptidase → MLLLSLVVVVPALALVSEVDPGDPGSTAPVASVGGIPARMMTGYVRAAGMMSTMVRGCKGMSWQVVAGIGKVESDHASGHKFDDNGLITPSIIGPRLDGSGAGGNTTAVRDTDGGRWDGDSEFDRAVGPMQFLPSTFAGYAARVRPDNPAAANPNNADDASLATALYLCGDGRDLTDIEQLKKAIYSYNYSSAYVDEVIGWIHQYTALGTSVPTGDASDRVKQVINAAASQIGVPYSWGGGDERGQSYGVCCSKGGQDGSKVLGFDCSGLMLYAFAQVGVHLPRTADQQAGVGQRIPASAGVAALQPGDMVFFGNGSEGIYHVGLYIGGGQMINAPKPGDRVKQAAVWTYDYAGGARVVQ
- a CDS encoding ATP-binding protein — translated: MKVAIRHIHNNLVWATSGTVWAVWRIEPIGSRYASALERQEVLSRVTALIRSLSGTARLYSLCARVEPWEIAARMTAGVDLDAHPEAEEIAKVSKAMLTGEEMHRRTLWLAVPLQAPGRAAQWAQARGAMWTVFEEQAGLPAAPVPENEVTLYRGVARQLEAGFGGGLQIRPARPAEIVWMHQHAVHRGQAEPLLADAEVSRQRGGKLVGAQLRSPSYASLGQVRVLEGGDTAAQAEDREQGEGLWAGVRRWLASRFDGSALSRLWLEVETEDGTGYQSHMALEEIPEAVIESSADILAQLERLEYPVDATIDLTIVDSAKARRQIAKKKKELVDQADQWAAHPTGAPDTIYGAAETLGEQEARLGRTSVEREVQSRTVLTVWGPTAQECDERARNFKARLTGADYGVIRPRGGQERLFALGLPGAAPAWRARECTQYQLSEDFALSGPLTSGEIGDDTGSMIAQSLDVGTTRPVLLDLAGAPLRDAAASLAVIGDLGSGKSVLLKRLTADVVDRGHRAIVIDRTPQREWSDFARCAAPGRSQVIDAARAEVSIDPLRVLPPAQGEAAALSYLNLQLCLEPMSLQGAAVSRAVKAAAAAPRPHMGLVLAELEAISQESGPRGDAAAEVLDLLHTVSDRPLAAMLFDPVLPALDLDNLAGDLVVFTTAGLTLPPREALARPEVLRTQPLEALIGRAVLYVIAAISRHVAFSDRTRFCPVVMDECYWLTSSTEGHALVKELAHDGRKHWAGMYLGGHDALDLGDETIQGLITYRLLARTGDEAMARRGLAFLNLPADDESLVQLVTGLSPTGNKRRVGEMLLHDGSGRIGQIQVIVPRIARYAGIFTTPGKDTSPAGRGKVLETAGAR
- a CDS encoding conjugal transfer protein: MSPLLSRRDRAPDPSPTASDGDLRRAQRRTLAVRAGVWAALAASPVALLLSAAALRGAVAEPVASVATAPPAVSPPSGYAEQFIDLWLRSSQDGPQVDALRTMAPNVELPRPASGAQTTVERVVAVRSAPLGARTWQVTVAATLLLPAASAQSGSGTQTSAQSSAQSSAQSSAQPAGSAQSGGDAQRRTVRYFAVPVEVVRSSGSGGAPDALAVTAAPAQVAAPAALSGDPSAPVYGTVISDGPLQQTVAGYLTAYLTGVGDNSRYLSPGAKVLAPAASYTKVSLATLGSTSPVPSAPTDGTVISVQAQVLATDTAGSWPLTYPLRLRARAGRWEVASLAPVLASPSSSSSGSGTSPSPAPTTTAGVR